The genomic DNA CAGGATGCACGCCTGCGGGCATGACGTCCACACGGCATGTCTCCTGGGGGCGGCCGGGCGGCTGACGGAACAGCGGGGTAATTTTGCCGGACGGGTTCTTTTTGTCTTCCAGCCCGCCGAGGAGACTTCCGGGGGCGCCCTTCCCATGATCCGGGACGGTCTGCTGGAGGAACCGGCGCCCGACGGGGCTTTCGCCCTTCACTGCGATCCCTCCCGCCCCGCCGGTACGGTGGGGGTTCACCGGGGGGCCTTCAGGGCGGCGTCGGACATGTTCGACTGCGTGGTCAGGGGGAGGGGGACCCACGGTGCGGAACCCCACAGGGGCGACGACGTGATCGCCGCTTCCTGCAGGGTGGTGACCGCACTCCACGAGCTGGTGGGGCGGACGGTGTCTCCGGCGGAGCCGGCGGTTCTTTCCATAGGTTCCTTCCACGGGGGAAGCGCCAGAAACGTGCTGCCCGAGAGGGCCGAATTCTCCGGGATCCTCCGCACGCTCAGGGAGGAAACGAGGATCGCCCTGAAGGCGAAGATCCGGCGGACGGTGATGAACATCCCCGATGTCCTCGGCGCCGTGGGGGAAGTGTCGTTCACCGAGGGATATCCCGCCCTCGTGAACGATCCCGGGCTGGCCGACCTTGTGCTGCGGGCTGCCGAAGGGGTTCTCGGGAAGGAGAACGTTGCGGTCCTCACGGAGCCGAGCATGGGCGTGGATGATTTTTCTTATTTCCTGCAGCGGATTCCGGGGTGTTACTTTATGCTCGGTACCGGCACGGGGAAGGGAGAGGACGCCCCTCTCCACAGCCCCCGGTTCCGTCCCGACGAGCGGTGCCTGTCTGTCGGGACGGACGTGCTGGTCCGCACTGCCCTGTCTTTTCTGGCGGGAGATTACCAGAAATAGTCGAAGAGCTGCCCCATGGGGAAGCCCGAGATCATCGACCTGCCGAACCGGGAGTACAGGTTCCGCTTTCCGTCGGCCAGCGCCTGGGGAGCGAGTCCGAGGCGGATGGATTGGGATGCCTCGATATAGGCGGCAAGCTTGTCGCAGGCCTCGATGATCCGGCCGTCGAGAGGGTTCAGCCCGTCCCTGTTCTGTTCTTCCCCGATGTCGCCGTCGAGGAGCGCCGGAACGTCCACGCCCCCCGGACAGATCTTGTTCCGGAATTCGTTCTCGGTGAAGTACCGGATTTCCTGTCTCCATCCTTCGGGGAGGAGGGGGAGGATCCGCTCCTCCATGGCCTGCTTCTCATAGGCCTTGATGAGGTCGTCGAGGCCCTCCACGGAGTTTTTCACCGGGGAGACGATGTCCCGGGTCAGTACCTCGGGAAGGTCGTGGAGCAGTCCGCCGAAGAAGTTGTTGTACTTCCTCCTGGGGCAGGCGCCGATCTCCATGGAGATGAAGTAGGCGAGGACCGCCACGAAGAGCAGGTGCCCCAGGACCGATGTCTGGGGTATCCGGGGGGTCTGGGCCCACCGTTTCTGGAAGCCCAGCTGCCCCACCAGGGAGACGAAGCCCCAGAGGCCCTTGTCCCGGTCGGGCAGTTCCCT from Aminivibrio sp. includes the following:
- a CDS encoding M20 family metallopeptidase — protein: MEQKNCREENFFFDELVALRRKLHACPELDFDLKETAGIVGGELDSLGIPWRFVAGSGIAALLEGTGPGRTVLLRADMDALPVEEEGDDPWRSKFPGRMHACGHDVHTACLLGAAGRLTEQRGNFAGRVLFVFQPAEETSGGALPMIRDGLLEEPAPDGAFALHCDPSRPAGTVGVHRGAFRAASDMFDCVVRGRGTHGAEPHRGDDVIAASCRVVTALHELVGRTVSPAEPAVLSIGSFHGGSARNVLPERAEFSGILRTLREETRIALKAKIRRTVMNIPDVLGAVGEVSFTEGYPALVNDPGLADLVLRAAEGVLGKENVAVLTEPSMGVDDFSYFLQRIPGCYFMLGTGTGKGEDAPLHSPRFRPDERCLSVGTDVLVRTALSFLAGDYQK
- a CDS encoding HD domain-containing protein, which encodes AGQRRTCPVITRSLIELVFSAASMERWNDHPHPAAFTELGKQAHKIIMAWVIARYEGEERRQDIDWTALIEGGIFEFLHRVVLTDIKPPVFHKLMQDPGQREKLNSWVADRLAPDLEGLSPDFAARFRAYFLHDGGLSLERKSLRAAHYLATKWEFDFIYHWSSTKSMFGIEQTRGEISRQINEHRDLRAVDEMLAARELPDRDKGLWGFVSLVGQLGFQKRWAQTPRIPQTSVLGHLLFVAVLAYFISMEIGACPRRKYNNFFGGLLHDLPEVLTRDIVSPVKNSVEGLDDLIKAYEKQAMEERILPLLPEGWRQEIRYFTENEFRNKICPGGVDVPALLDGDIGEEQNRDGLNPLDGRIIEACDKLAAYIEASQSIRLGLAPQALADGKRNLYSRFGRSMISGFPMGQLFDYFW